ACGGAGCCCGCGCCCGACACCGTCGTGGCCACCTTCGGCGACGGTCAGAAGATCACCTTCGGTGAGCTCAACGAGCGCATCAAGGAGCCGCTGGCCAACCTGGAGAAGCAGAAGTTCCAGACGCGCAAGCAGGGCCTGGATGGCTTCGTGGTGGAGAAGCTGGTGAAGGCCGAGGCCGCCAAGCGCAACCTCACCGAGGAGCAGCTGGTCAAGGCCGAGGTGGACGACAAGATTCCCCAGCCGCCCGACGCGGAGATCCAGAAGCTGTACGACGAGGCCAAGGAGCGGCTGCCCCCGGGCACCACCTTCGAGCAGGTCAAGCCGCAGATCGTCGACTTCCTCACCGGCTCGAAGAAGCAGGAGCGCGCGCGCGAGTACTTCGCCGAGCTCAAGAAGAACGCCAACGTGCAGATCACCCTGCCCGAGCCCCCGCGCCCGCCCGCCGAGCGCAAGGAAGTGGCCGCCACCGGCCCCTCGCGCGGCCCGGACGGCGCCCCCATCACCATCGTGGAGTTCAGCGACTTCCAGTGCCCCTTCTGCAGCCGCGCCGTGAAGACGGTGGAGGAAGTGCTCAAGGCCTACCCGGACAAGGTGAAGCTGGTGTTCCGCCAGTTCCCCCTGGACTTCCACAAGGAGGCCCCCAAGGCCGCCGAGGCCTCGCTGTGCGCCCAGGATCAGAACAAGTTCTGGGAGTACCACGACGCCCTGTTCGCCAATCAGAGCGCGCTCAAGGTGGAGGATCTCAAGGCGCACGCCAAGACGGTGGGCCTGGACACGGCGAAGTTCGACAAGTGCCTGGACTCGGGTGAGAAGGCCGCGGTGGTGAAGGCCGATCAGGAGGCCGGCTCGAAGGTGGGCGTCACGGGCACCCCGGCGTTCTT
The window above is part of the Cystobacter fuscus DSM 2262 genome. Proteins encoded here:
- a CDS encoding thioredoxin domain-containing protein, which translates into the protein MLMRSTSTLLAGLLAASLFSGCNKEKAPATAGAPTTSASSTEPAPDTVVATFGDGQKITFGELNERIKEPLANLEKQKFQTRKQGLDGFVVEKLVKAEAAKRNLTEEQLVKAEVDDKIPQPPDAEIQKLYDEAKERLPPGTTFEQVKPQIVDFLTGSKKQERAREYFAELKKNANVQITLPEPPRPPAERKEVAATGPSRGPDGAPITIVEFSDFQCPFCSRAVKTVEEVLKAYPDKVKLVFRQFPLDFHKEAPKAAEASLCAQDQNKFWEYHDALFANQSALKVEDLKAHAKTVGLDTAKFDKCLDSGEKAAVVKADQEAGSKVGVTGTPAFFINGILLSGAQPVDEFKSIIDNELKAKQ